ATAAAGGAAAATTAAAAATAAAAAGAGGGAAATAAGCAGAAATGGCCAAGCTCCAGACCATCCATAATTCCTTCCTATATTAACTCCAGCGATAAGGCTGGCGAGAAAGGCGAAACTTAAAAAAGCACCCAAAATATCAAATTTTTCTCTTTTTGTTTTATCTGCTTTGAGTCGGAGTTTAAAACTAAACCATAAACCCATAATTACCAAAGGAATATTTATAAAAAACACTGCTTGCCAAGAGAATAAACTTATTAAATAACCGCCAATCAAAGGTCCAACACTTATTCCTATTCCGGTACTCATCATCCATTGGCCATAAGCACTTGCTTGTTTTTCTTCTGAAATATATCTTTTAATTAAGGCTGGACCAATAACATATAAAGCCGCCTCAGCAAATCCCTGAAAAAAGCGCAAGCCAAGTAAAAAATTAAAATCAGTAGTGATGCCACTTAAGAAAGTAGTGAGACCAAAAATTGCAAAACCAGAGATTAGGATTTTTTTAGGTGATGCAATTTGACTTATCTTTCCCATAATCAATGCTGAGCTTGTTGCTGTGAGCATAGAAATCATTAAAACCATAGAAATAAGCGAAACGCTAAATTGAAAATACGAGCGCATTTCGGGCAAAGCAATATTTACTGCCGACAAATCCATTAAAACGACCAAAGCCGCACTATTTATTGCCCAGCGTATTGCTTTTTCGTTAGACATAATTTAATGGGCTTCTAACCAGTTTTTACCGGTATTCATATCTACAACAATGGGGACATTTAGAGAAATAGCTTCTCGCATTTCTTTTTCAACCAAGATTT
The genomic region above belongs to Bacteroidales bacterium and contains:
- a CDS encoding MFS transporter; the protein is MSNEKAIRWAINSAALVVLMDLSAVNIALPEMRSYFQFSVSLISMVLMISMLTATSSALIMGKISQIASPKKILISGFAIFGLTTFLSGITTDFNFLLGLRFFQGFAEAALYVIGPALIKRYISEEKQASAYGQWMMSTGIGISVGPLIGGYLISLFSWQAVFFINIPLVIMGLWFSFKLRLKADKTKREKFDILGAFLSFAFLASLIAGVNIGRNYGWSGAWPFLLISLFLFLIFLYRQKKCSFPILELSLFRLRNFWLASLGFFLFFVVNVGSRFLRPFYFEEGRGFDTELSGLLMVISPAIMVLLAPFTDYFQRILSTKKVVLLGNFFLFVSMLFFSFWSQQSSLLFIVFSMILLGIGMGLFYPAATTIGMLNLPRKNYGMGSAAIATSKSMGKLIGVLVFALLFSYFFQNLNLRFENVLFLNEIQAVQSVFRFAAGLAFVGLLFSFFFQNDLKSSE